The following are encoded together in the Platichthys flesus chromosome 9, fPlaFle2.1, whole genome shotgun sequence genome:
- the cimap1d gene encoding outer dense fiber protein 3-like protein 2b, with protein MITFPAVYCADSSPGPRYHVDAKITRFGKDGTPSYSMLGRTKEQSKFLPPSEELLRTPGPGAYSPEKAAPCNVQRRPPSYTMGSRTLYRSVDSVPAPNKYCLPPLMGPQVPNKPASASYTLLGTYSTGGPSVDLAKTPGPCRYNSTDPGVYLHRQPAYSMLGRHSLPRDATKKPGPGTYNPEKVTVHKARAPAFSLGIRHSEFVTPLVVHISD; from the exons ATGATTACATTCCCTGCAGTGTACTGTGCTGACTCTAGTCCGGGGCCTCGTTACCATGTTGATGCAAAAATCACCCGCTTTGGTAAAGATGGCACGCCCTCGTACTCCATGTTGGGCAGAACGAAAGAACAGAGTAAGTTTCTACCCC CATCAGAGGAGCTCTTGAGAACACCAGGACCGGGGGCCTACAGTCCTGAGAAAGCCGCGCCATGCAACGTCCAGCGCAGACCACCGTCCTACACAATGGGCTCTCGCACACTCTACCGCAGCGTCGACTCAGTACCTGCTCCTAACAAGTATTGCCTCCCTCCACTCATGGGCCCTCAAGTCCCAAACAAGCCTGCCAGTGCAAGCTACACACTGTTGGGTACTTACAGCACAGGAGGACCATCTGTGGATTTAGCCAAGACGCCCGGGCCTTGCAGGTACAACAGCACGGACCCAGGTGTGTATTTACACCGACAGCCTGCGTATTCCATGCTGGGACGACACAGTTTACCCAGAGACGCCACCAAGAAGCCGGGTCCTGGAACTTACAACCCGGAGAAAGTGACTGTTCACAAGGCCCGGGCGCCGGCCTTCTCTCTGGGCATCAGACACTCAGAATTTGTCACCCCACTGGTTGTCCACATTTCTGACTGA
- the cks2 gene encoding cyclin-dependent kinases regulatory subunit 2 → MSKKQIYYSDKYTDEEFEYRHVVLPKQLSKLVPSSHLMSEDEWRGLGVQQSQGWIHYMIHKPEPHILLFRRLLPTD, encoded by the exons ATGTCGAAGAAACAGATCTACTACTCTGACAAGTACACCGACGAGGAGTTCGAGTACAG gCATGTCGTGCTCCCGAAGCAGCTGTCGAAACTGGTGCCCTCCTCTCACCTGATGAGCGAGGACGAGTGGAGGGGCCTGGGGGTGCAGCAGAGCCAAGGCTGGATTCACTACATGATCCACAAGCCAG AGCCCCACATACTTCTTTTCAGAAGGCTTCTCCCAACGGACTGA
- the LOC133961344 gene encoding zinc finger protein OZF-like — protein MKPEVLLHEAVCPAEAQQLMVNKEEVPPGQQQWSPLVDQEDPEPPHIKEEQEEPWTNQDGQQLQGLEESDIKFTLTPVTVKSEEDEEKLKSSKLHPSETKENRADCGGPEPARNSGPDGHLKQGTEYKTEDIGDDWRETREPQTGLNTIDNNPSDMGCKTEKNLFSCSECGKRLTEKGSLKIHKRSHTGEKPFSCSECGKRFKRKCYLNRHLRVHTEEKPFCCSECGKRFSQRCNLNMHMRSHTGENPFCCSECGKRFSMSGNLNIHMRIHTGEKPFSCSECGKRFTQKGSLNIHMRSHTGEKPCSCSECGKRFRHRSNLNTHMCRIYEVTTKIHIPGRTIPGSLPHCQSAYPTLSSACLPTALCVLLSSPDGSIAENKFPPCMSCVWD, from the exons ATGAAGCCCGAAGTCTTGCTGCACGAAGCAG tgtgtcctgcagaagcccagcaactgatggtgaataaagaagaggttccccctgggcagcagcagtggagcccccttgtggaccaggaggacccagagcccccccatattaaagaggaacaggaggaaccgtggaccaatcaggatggacagcagcttcaaggactggaggagtctgatatcaagttcacattgactcctgtcactgtgaagagtgaagaagatgaagagaaacttaaatCGTCAAAGCTTCATCCGAGTGAGACAAAGGAGAACCGAgcggactgtggaggaccagaaccagccaggaactcaggtcctgatggacatTTAAAACAAGGTACTGAGTACAAGACTGAAGACATTGGGGATGATTGGAGggagaccagggaacctcagaCTGGTTTAAATACAATAGATAACAATCCAAGTGATATGGGatgtaagacagaaaaaaatttgtttagttgctctgagtgtggtaaaagattaaCCGAAAAGGGCAGTCTAAAAATACATaagaggagtcatacaggagagaaaccgtttagttgctctgagtgtggtaaaagatttaaacGGAAGTGCTATCTAAATAGACATTTGCGTGTTCATACAGAAGAGAAACCATtttgttgctctgagtgtggtaaaagatttagccAAAGGTGCAATCTAAATAtgcatatgaggagtcatacaggagagaacccgttttgttgctctgagtgtggtaaaagatttagcaTGAGTGGCAATCTAAAtatacatatgaggattcatactggagagaaaccatttagttgctctgagtgtggtaaaagatttaccCAAAAAGGCAGTCTAAATatacatatgaggagtcatacaggagagaaaccgtgtagttgctctgagtgtggtaaaagatttagacATAGGTccaatctaaatacacatatgtgtCGAATCTACGAAGTGACAACAAAAATCcacatacctggacggacaatACCTGGATCtcttccacactgtcaaagtgcctaccccaccttAAGTAGTGCATGTCTGCccactgctctctgtgtccTACTgtcttcaccagatgggtccaTAGccgaaaacaaatttcccccttgcatgtcgtgtgtgtgggactaa